Sequence from the Streptomyces sp. R33 genome:
CGCCGAGCCCCCTGCGCACGGCGGTACGGCGGTTCAAGATCTACGCCCCGCTCGTCGCGCTCCTCGCGATCATCCTCGCCGTCGTCCAGCTCGTGCGCCCGCTGCCCGAGCCGAAGCTCACGATGACCGCGAAGTCCTCGTACACCTTCGACGGCGGCAACCCGGTCCTGCCCTGGCCGAAGGAGGGTCAGGCCCACATGGCCGCGGCCGGCCTCGGCACCGTCGGCAGCTTCGGCGAGCAGAAGCCGATCGCCATCGGCAGCGTGGCCAAGACGATGACGGCGTACGTGATCCTGAAGAACCACCCCCTCAAGAAGGGGGAAAAGGGTCCGATGATCGACGTCGACAAGACCGCGGTCGACGACGGCAACAAGGACTCCGAGGGCGAGTCCACCGTCAACACGCTCAAGGCGGGCGACAAGATCTCGGAGTACGACGCCCTCGCCGCGATCATGATCCCGTCCGCCAACAACGTCGCGCGGCTGCTCGCGCGCTGGGACGCCAGCGGCGACCAGGAGGCGTTCGTCAAGAAGATGAACGACGCCGCCAAGGAACTCGGCATGACCAACACCACGTACACCGACCCCTCGGGTCTGGACGCGACGACGGTCAGCACCGCCGAGGACCAGGTCAAGCTCGGTCTCAAGGTCGTCGAGATGCCGGAGCTGATCGCCATCACCAAGCTGCCGGAATGGATCGACCCGTCCGGCAAGAAGTGGCGGAACTACAACACCCTCATCCCGTACAACGGCGCCCTCGGGATCAAGACGGGCTCCACCACCAAGGCCGGCGGCAACCTGCTCTTCGCCGCCGAGAAGCAGGTCGGCAAGACCAGGCAGCTGATCGTCGGCGCGGTGCTCGGCCAGCACGGCAGCCCGATCCTCGACACCGCCATCGCGGCCAGCAAGCAGGTCATGCTCGCCACGCAGAAGATGCTGGTGGACGCGCCCGTCGTGAAGAAGGGCGACGTCGTCGGGTACGTGGACGACGGTCTCGGCGGCCGCACCCCGGTCGTCGCGACCGGCGACGTGGCGGCGGTCGGCTGGCCTTCGCTCACGGTCGACATCAAGCTGGCCGGCGGGGACGGCAAGCTCCCGCAGAGCGCCAAGGCCGGCACCGAGATCGGCGTGCTGACCGTCGGTGAAGGGGCCAGCCAGGTGAAGGTGCCGGTGGCGCTGCAGAGTGATCTCGCCGCGCCCGGCATCGGCAGCAAACTGACCCGTGTCGGCTGATCGCCGGCATCGGTGAGCTGACCGCGCGATTCGGCGCCCCGGGCAACCCCGGGGCGCCGTGGCGCGTCTAGCGACCCGGGAACGGGACCCGAGAAGGGCCGCAGATGTTCGATCCATGTGCCGGGAAGTCCCGGAAGTCCGGGGAGTACGGCAGTGACCACTGCTGAACAGCACAGCCAGAGCCAGAGCCGGAGCGCACCACCCGCCGCCGGCGGATCCGGTGTGCCCGAGGCCGGCGCCGGCTCCGCTTCGGGCGCCGTCCCTGCAGCCGCTGCCGCTCCCGCGCCCGCTCCCGGCGGGACAGGGACCCCCGGGGTCCTCGGCTGGGCCCGCCGGCACCCGGTGGCGGTCACCACCGTGCTCGCCGCGGTCCTGCACGTCGTCTGGTTCTTCAGTTTCGCCAACAGCGGCGGCGACCTGGCCGCGCAGGACGCCTGGGCCGAGTTCGTCGGCCGCCATCCGGACTCGGCGTACAACCTCGCCTGGTACGGCGGCATGCACCCGGTCTCGTACAGCGTGGTGTCCCCGTACGTGATGTACATGATCGGCGTACGGACCACGATGATGGTCGCCGGCACGGTCTCGGCCGGGCTGCTCGCGCTGATCCTGACCCGGTGCCGCGGCACCGTCCGCGAGCCGCTGTGGCCGGCCCTCGCCGGGGCGTACGGGCTGCTCTGCAACGCCCTGTCCGGCCGGGTCACCTTCGGCCTCGGCGCGATGTTCGCGCTCGGTGCCGTCGCCGCCGTCTTCTGCTGGCCCCGCAAATGGGCGGAGCGGCGCTGGGCCAAGGCCGCGGTGGCGGCCCCGCTCGCCGCGCTCGCGACCGCCTCCAGCCCCGTCGCCGGACTGTTCCTCGGGGTGATCGCGGCCGCGCTGTTCCTGTCCGGGCGGCGCCCCGGGGCGTACGCGCTGGGGCTGGCCCCGGCGGCGGTGGTCGGGCTGTCGGCCTGGCTGTTCCCGTTCTCCGGGACGCAGCCCATGAAGCTCGGCTCGGCCGCGCCGCCGTTCTTCTTCGGGCTGGCGATCCTGTTCCTCGTACCGAAGCGGTGGAAGACGGTCCGGATCGCCTCCGCCGTCTACGCCTTCGGGGTCCTGCTGACCTGGGCGATCGACTCGCAGGTCGGCTCGAACGTCACCCGGCTGGTCATGCTGTTCGGCGGGGCCGTGCTGCTCGCGGCCGTCCCGTACGCGGTC
This genomic interval carries:
- a CDS encoding MFS transporter, translating into MTTAEQHSQSQSRSAPPAAGGSGVPEAGAGSASGAVPAAAAAPAPAPGGTGTPGVLGWARRHPVAVTTVLAAVLHVVWFFSFANSGGDLAAQDAWAEFVGRHPDSAYNLAWYGGMHPVSYSVVSPYVMYMIGVRTTMMVAGTVSAGLLALILTRCRGTVREPLWPALAGAYGLLCNALSGRVTFGLGAMFALGAVAAVFCWPRKWAERRWAKAAVAAPLAALATASSPVAGLFLGVIAAALFLSGRRPGAYALGLAPAAVVGLSAWLFPFSGTQPMKLGSAAPPFFFGLAILFLVPKRWKTVRIASAVYAFGVLLTWAIDSQVGSNVTRLVMLFGGAVLLAAVPYAVPRTRHWYAVLLAFAGINIWITANSITDIVRTTPVAAWNRELAPLVDQLQKAGADRGRVEVVPASSHRESSAFPAYVNLARGWNRQADLERNPLFYDDTLTAESYREWLDRWAVHYVVLPADKPDSGGEDEAKLVRAGLPYLQQVWGDANWRLFKVDAPTDLVSGQATVVRAGADQLVVDVKAAGRVLVRIPHSPWLGLVDGAGKPVPPPQETFASKARSGGGGSGSGTLPKEYANTAGCLFKAAPDTAGDVWTELLAPGPGVYRVAAKYQLPRGTPCPEELTRWVAGAAQRP